One part of the Polyangiaceae bacterium genome encodes these proteins:
- a CDS encoding GTP cyclohydrolase I FolE2, translated as MEDLQSHRDDRGVPLDEVGVSGLRYPIIVWDRARERQQTVATIQMSVALPHEFKGTHMSRFIEVLEQNRGEVSLHTLPRIVADLRQKLDAEHARIRLEFPYFLERSAPVSGASALMDYHSCFEGRSKANPQGNEEDFVLEVTVPVTSLCPCSKAISDYGAHNQRSALTMRVRSVDLEERSMIWIEELVELGERSASAPVYPLLKRADERHVTMQAYDNPVFVEDMVRNVAVALREDPRVAWFEVHAENQESIHNHAAFARVEWRRD; from the coding sequence ATGGAAGACCTACAGAGCCATCGCGACGACCGCGGCGTACCCCTCGACGAGGTGGGCGTGAGCGGACTGCGCTATCCGATTATCGTGTGGGATCGCGCGCGCGAGCGGCAGCAGACCGTGGCGACGATTCAGATGAGCGTTGCATTGCCCCACGAGTTCAAGGGCACGCATATGAGCCGTTTCATCGAGGTCCTCGAGCAGAATCGGGGAGAGGTGAGCTTGCACACGTTGCCCCGCATCGTCGCGGACCTGCGGCAGAAGCTGGACGCGGAGCACGCGCGCATTCGCCTCGAGTTCCCCTACTTTCTCGAGCGTTCAGCTCCTGTCAGCGGCGCCAGCGCCCTCATGGACTACCACTCCTGCTTCGAGGGTCGCTCGAAGGCGAATCCCCAGGGAAACGAAGAGGATTTCGTGCTCGAGGTCACCGTGCCGGTGACCAGCCTCTGCCCCTGCTCCAAAGCGATCAGCGACTACGGCGCGCACAACCAGCGCTCGGCGCTGACCATGCGGGTGCGCAGCGTAGATCTAGAGGAGCGCTCGATGATCTGGATCGAGGAGCTGGTGGAGCTCGGAGAGCGCTCAGCCAGCGCACCGGTCTATCCGCTGCTCAAGCGCGCAGACGAGCGCCACGTCACCATGCAAGCCTACGATAACCCGGTGTTCGTCGAAGACATGGTGCGCAACGTCGCGGTCGCGCTGCGGGAGGACCCGCGCGTGGCCTGGTTCGAAGTCCACGCGGAAAATCAAGAGAGCATCCACAACCACGCGGCTTTCGCTCGCGTGGAGTGGCGCCGCGACTGA
- a CDS encoding mechanosensitive ion channel, giving the protein MLSDFGLRPGTAIYLGAILVGGILLLMRALFWLRVTQTQRTERLQQRRYLEAIKTSSPLEDSTATAKARGLESIDKHTTVTRRVVVPLVIGLMAILAALPFLGQLPAALLSVMVAAVTVFLGMAARPTVENAFAGLALAWSKQINIGDTVMLDELYGTVEDITVTHTTLRVWDWRRYVVPNSRMMQSNVINYSLNDRYLWACIEFWVAHDSDLDLVEQLALEAPIGSTNFVPHEGPSFWLMDIKETGIQCWLAAWADTPSSAWNLKHDMRRALLAAFRKHGIKTHGYRLEPSGGSPPLLETEARKPAEGDKPA; this is encoded by the coding sequence ATGCTGAGCGACTTCGGGCTCCGACCAGGAACCGCGATCTACCTGGGTGCGATTCTGGTAGGCGGGATCCTGCTGTTGATGCGCGCGCTCTTCTGGCTGCGCGTGACTCAGACTCAGCGCACGGAGCGCTTACAGCAGCGGCGCTACCTCGAAGCGATCAAGACCTCTTCGCCCCTCGAGGACTCGACCGCTACGGCCAAGGCGCGGGGACTCGAGAGCATCGACAAGCACACCACGGTGACTCGGCGGGTCGTGGTGCCGCTGGTGATCGGGTTGATGGCGATCCTCGCGGCACTGCCGTTCTTGGGGCAGCTACCAGCAGCCCTCCTGAGCGTGATGGTCGCCGCGGTGACGGTGTTTCTCGGCATGGCGGCGCGCCCCACGGTGGAGAACGCGTTCGCCGGGCTCGCGCTCGCGTGGTCGAAGCAGATCAACATCGGCGACACCGTGATGCTCGACGAGCTCTACGGAACCGTCGAAGACATCACGGTGACTCACACCACGCTGCGCGTGTGGGACTGGCGACGCTATGTGGTGCCGAACAGCCGCATGATGCAGAGCAACGTGATCAACTACTCGCTGAACGATCGCTACCTGTGGGCCTGCATCGAGTTCTGGGTGGCCCACGACAGCGATCTCGATCTGGTCGAGCAGCTCGCCCTCGAAGCGCCCATCGGGAGCACGAACTTCGTCCCCCACGAGGGTCCGTCCTTTTGGCTGATGGACATCAAGGAGACCGGCATCCAGTGCTGGCTCGCAGCGTGGGCGGACACACCGAGCAGCGCCTGGAACCTGAAGCACGACATGCGCCGCGCCCTGCTGGCTGCGTTCCGCAAGCATGGGATCAAGACCCATGGTTACCGCCTGGAACCGAGCGGCGGGTCCCCTCCCCTACTGGAAACAGAAGCACGGAAACCCGCTGAGGGCGACAAGCCAGCGTAG
- a CDS encoding serine/threonine protein kinase, translated as MSVIPIHPADERLEGLIGHSVPSGLPNTQYQVVRILGSGGMAVVVLALRHDPFGVAPAVLKILTPRFVGNAGNTATLSLLKEAQALSALNEQVPPTPYVVRLLDTGTLHISLTQHPSQPGTVLELGWLALEYIHGDAEGTTLGERVRYSLERTRAAFDPLRAADCLNDISQGLSAVHAMGILHRDVKPNNVLCSGFGDRESFKIADFGISRSEDAGTFVSAGVGTPGYTAPEQLYTQGAKLGPASDVFGLAGIAYFVLTGRDMFRFETMVDMVRTISSPARPSIRESEHLAQDLKRSTAACDAIDALLARSTSAKPSERPQTTLEFAEEVRRALHIPTGLGRTTMSRMPAHAEHAAPSRVGWQWLTRQRGFTDPYGNVSDEYVISAAFDGAQGCLSTTNRSLVYWDGRLWRGVPARGGAGLDAVHCMGAGEWLVASRDGGVHRFTYQGLEEIVRGTGQRYERLCGVMRQVIVLVSQERSRFAPPGPPVLHRLTRHGMLEPFPLEHFACVNDIARLDTMRWLVVGRGHQGQGLVAIFHPMAGHLDWVEAPANTAYLACATNPDHGRGIVVGTQGCVVIIDEDDIRAERMGTPAPLSVACFDPSGGAWTATAGSLYYLAPDPRSRWQCPWHDPAWTAPFASIHASGGVVLALTADGSILEGLGNLR; from the coding sequence GTGTCGGTGATCCCCATCCACCCAGCGGACGAGCGGCTCGAGGGGCTGATCGGCCACAGCGTGCCTTCGGGGTTACCGAACACCCAGTACCAGGTGGTGCGGATCCTCGGCAGCGGTGGGATGGCTGTCGTCGTGCTCGCGCTCCGTCACGACCCGTTTGGCGTGGCACCCGCGGTGCTCAAGATCCTCACACCGCGCTTCGTGGGGAACGCGGGGAACACCGCCACGCTATCGCTACTCAAGGAGGCGCAGGCCCTGAGCGCACTCAACGAGCAAGTGCCGCCGACTCCCTACGTCGTGAGGTTGCTCGACACGGGGACGCTACACATCTCCCTGACTCAGCACCCAAGCCAACCCGGCACGGTGCTCGAGCTCGGATGGCTGGCCCTCGAGTATATCCATGGGGATGCAGAAGGCACGACGCTGGGGGAGCGGGTGCGCTACAGCCTCGAACGCACCCGGGCGGCGTTCGATCCGTTGCGCGCAGCGGACTGTCTGAACGACATCAGCCAAGGTCTGAGCGCGGTGCACGCCATGGGGATCCTTCACCGCGACGTGAAGCCCAACAACGTGTTGTGTTCGGGCTTCGGCGACCGCGAGAGCTTCAAGATCGCTGACTTCGGCATCAGCCGCAGCGAGGACGCGGGCACCTTCGTCAGCGCGGGCGTTGGAACACCTGGCTACACCGCGCCGGAGCAGCTCTACACCCAGGGAGCGAAGCTCGGCCCCGCGAGCGACGTGTTTGGGCTCGCAGGCATCGCCTACTTCGTGCTGACCGGCAGGGATATGTTCCGCTTCGAGACCATGGTCGACATGGTGCGCACCATTTCCTCCCCGGCACGGCCGAGCATCCGGGAGAGTGAGCACCTCGCCCAAGACCTGAAGCGCTCCACGGCAGCGTGCGACGCCATCGACGCATTGCTCGCGCGCAGTACCTCGGCGAAGCCGAGCGAGCGGCCGCAAACCACTTTAGAGTTCGCGGAGGAAGTCCGCCGCGCACTCCACATCCCCACCGGCTTGGGCCGTACCACGATGAGCCGTATGCCAGCGCACGCGGAGCACGCGGCTCCGTCGAGGGTTGGCTGGCAGTGGCTCACGCGTCAGCGCGGCTTCACGGATCCGTACGGTAACGTGAGCGACGAGTACGTGATCAGCGCCGCATTCGACGGTGCCCAAGGCTGCCTTTCGACGACGAACCGGAGCCTCGTCTACTGGGATGGTCGACTTTGGCGCGGTGTCCCGGCGCGTGGAGGCGCAGGCCTCGATGCGGTCCACTGCATGGGCGCTGGCGAGTGGCTCGTGGCGAGCCGCGACGGCGGAGTGCACCGGTTCACCTATCAGGGTCTGGAAGAGATCGTTCGGGGAACCGGACAGCGTTACGAGCGCCTGTGCGGGGTGATGCGCCAGGTGATTGTCCTGGTGAGCCAGGAGCGGTCACGCTTCGCGCCCCCCGGGCCACCGGTGCTGCACCGCCTCACGCGTCACGGCATGCTCGAGCCCTTCCCCTTGGAGCACTTCGCGTGCGTGAACGACATCGCGCGCTTGGATACCATGCGCTGGCTCGTCGTCGGCCGAGGGCACCAGGGTCAAGGGCTGGTGGCGATCTTTCATCCGATGGCAGGCCACCTCGACTGGGTCGAGGCGCCCGCCAACACCGCGTACCTCGCCTGTGCGACGAATCCCGACCACGGCCGCGGCATCGTCGTTGGAACCCAGGGCTGCGTGGTGATCATCGACGAGGACGATATCCGCGCGGAACGGATGGGCACCCCAGCACCGCTTTCCGTGGCCTGCTTCGATCCGAGCGGTGGAGCTTGGACGGCGACCGCTGGCAGCCTCTACTACCTGGCGCCAGACCCTCGCTCTCGCTGGCAGTGTCCGTGGCACGACCCGGCGTGGACCGCACCATTCGCGAGTATCCACGCGAGCGGCGGCGTGGTGCTTGCGTTGACTGCCGACGGCTCAATCCTCGAGGGCCTGGGCAACCTGCGTTAG
- a CDS encoding cryptochrome/photolyase family protein — MKRTLFFVGPWDLNRELPCVPREANEGRVLLVESEAKGSALPYHRQKLVLVLSAMHHFAKELRADGYTARVTRAESYVAALRAEIEITKAERVVALRPREWGLERALEAARDSLGAPLELFDDGGEGSHFLLSREEFRAWADGKRQLRMHDFYVWMRKRTGYLMDGNQPIGGQWSFDAKNRQHARGTQPPRVPRHTPDPLTQQIMKRVARWPNHWGSVEGFGWPVTRAAAIEELDHFFQFRAESFGRYQDAMLQGEAFLWHSLISPSINLSLLSPREVCERIQLEFTRGSLPIESAEGLLRQVLGWREFIRGIYWRRMPELRTANLLGATRPLPDFFWEPEKTDLECLRQSVGHVRDHGYAHHIQRLMVQGNFALLAGVDPLQISHWFWAAFVDAYEWVELPNVVGMAVYADDTFTTKPYAASGNYIAKMSDYCKSCPYDVKQRSGPEACPYNSLFWSFMQRHRARLSQNPRLAVLYKSWDKLPQDEQRATLSTAERFLAALQPPEAAWSFDDDAC; from the coding sequence GTGAAGCGCACGCTGTTCTTCGTTGGCCCGTGGGACCTGAACCGGGAGTTGCCGTGTGTCCCGCGAGAGGCGAACGAGGGCCGTGTGCTCCTCGTGGAGTCCGAGGCAAAGGGTAGCGCGCTGCCCTATCACCGCCAGAAGCTGGTGTTGGTGCTTTCCGCGATGCACCACTTCGCAAAGGAGCTGCGGGCCGACGGCTACACGGCGCGGGTCACGCGCGCGGAGAGCTACGTGGCAGCACTCCGCGCGGAAATTGAGATAACCAAAGCAGAGCGCGTGGTCGCGCTGCGCCCCCGAGAGTGGGGCCTTGAGCGTGCCCTCGAGGCAGCTCGGGACTCGCTGGGCGCACCCCTGGAGCTCTTCGATGACGGCGGCGAGGGTAGCCACTTCTTGCTGTCTCGGGAGGAGTTCCGTGCCTGGGCGGACGGCAAGCGGCAGCTCAGGATGCACGATTTCTATGTCTGGATGCGCAAGCGCACCGGCTACCTGATGGATGGCAACCAACCCATTGGCGGCCAGTGGTCATTCGACGCCAAGAATCGCCAACACGCCCGAGGCACCCAGCCACCTCGTGTTCCGCGCCACACGCCGGACCCTCTCACTCAGCAAATCATGAAACGGGTGGCGCGTTGGCCGAATCACTGGGGCAGCGTCGAAGGCTTCGGCTGGCCGGTCACTCGCGCGGCCGCCATCGAAGAACTCGACCACTTCTTTCAATTCCGCGCGGAGAGCTTTGGGCGCTACCAGGACGCCATGCTGCAAGGCGAAGCCTTCCTCTGGCACTCGCTGATTTCCCCAAGCATCAACCTGAGCTTGCTCTCACCTCGGGAGGTCTGCGAGCGCATCCAGCTCGAATTCACACGCGGCTCACTCCCGATCGAAAGCGCCGAAGGCCTGCTACGCCAGGTGCTGGGCTGGCGCGAGTTCATCCGCGGGATTTACTGGCGACGCATGCCCGAGCTACGCACGGCGAACCTGCTCGGCGCGACCCGTCCCCTGCCCGACTTCTTCTGGGAGCCGGAGAAGACGGACCTCGAGTGCCTGCGTCAGAGCGTCGGGCACGTCCGCGATCACGGCTACGCACACCACATCCAGCGCCTGATGGTGCAAGGCAACTTCGCACTGCTCGCTGGAGTCGACCCGTTGCAAATCTCCCACTGGTTCTGGGCGGCCTTCGTCGACGCCTATGAATGGGTGGAGCTACCCAATGTAGTCGGCATGGCCGTGTACGCCGACGACACCTTCACCACCAAGCCGTACGCTGCATCAGGGAACTACATCGCGAAGATGAGCGACTACTGCAAGTCTTGCCCCTACGACGTGAAGCAGCGAAGCGGGCCAGAAGCTTGCCCTTACAACTCACTGTTCTGGTCGTTCATGCAGCGGCATCGCGCGCGGCTGAGCCAGAACCCGCGGCTCGCAGTGCTCTACAAGAGCTGGGACAAGCTGCCTCAAGACGAGCAACGCGCCACGCTGAGCACCGCCGAGCGTTTCCTCGCGGCACTGCAACCGCCAGAGGCAGCGTGGAGCTTCGATGACGATGCGTGTTAG
- a CDS encoding DedA family protein, protein MIEHWVSSYGYWAVLVGAMLEGETVLIVGAYFAHRGYLSLPLVMLCAFVGSLLGDQIAFFFGRYAGHEWIERRPRLRARTERVARLLEKRRAAVLLGFRFVYGVRSVTPLLVGASGIKPAVFARYNVVGAALWALVVGALGYVFGQSLELVFAEVKRFEGWVIAFASGVLLLVWFRRWLERRRG, encoded by the coding sequence ATGATTGAACACTGGGTCTCGAGCTACGGCTACTGGGCGGTGCTCGTTGGCGCGATGCTCGAGGGAGAGACGGTGCTGATAGTCGGAGCGTACTTTGCACACCGGGGCTACCTGTCGTTGCCGCTCGTGATGCTGTGCGCGTTCGTCGGCAGTCTCCTCGGGGATCAGATCGCCTTCTTCTTCGGGCGCTACGCCGGACACGAGTGGATTGAACGGCGGCCACGGCTCAGGGCACGAACGGAACGGGTCGCGCGCTTGCTTGAAAAGCGGCGAGCAGCGGTACTGCTTGGGTTTCGTTTCGTCTACGGGGTGCGCAGCGTGACGCCGCTGCTCGTCGGTGCGAGCGGGATCAAGCCTGCAGTCTTCGCTCGCTACAACGTTGTCGGGGCTGCGCTCTGGGCGCTCGTGGTCGGGGCGCTGGGTTACGTGTTTGGGCAGTCGCTCGAGCTGGTATTCGCCGAGGTCAAGCGCTTCGAAGGCTGGGTGATTGCGTTCGCGTCAGGCGTGTTGCTACTGGTCTGGTTCCGACGCTGGCTTGAGCGTCGGCGAGGCTAA
- a CDS encoding 3-hydroxyacyl-CoA dehydrogenase/enoyl-CoA hydratase family protein: MSEPIRRVGVIGAGVMGSGIAAHLANAGVSVLLIDIVPPNLSDAEKKDPKARNRFSEGGLQNALKAKPAAFFHKSRAALVDTGNLEDDFDKLGECDLIIEAIIERLDIKRSLFERLEKVVKPTTVVASNTSGLRIHDMVEGRSVGFKENFLVMHFFNPVRYMKLLELVAGPETHAATMDRIAKFGAESLGKGIVIAKDTPNFVGNRIGTHAMMLGIQQMVADKLAPEDIDAITGPPMAHPRSASFRTADMVGLDTLVHVADNCYKALENDPEREVFKVPDYVRGMIEKKLLGNKTKQGFYKKTKEGIETYDPYTGEYRAKGGDGDIKSKCKSISSEEDPAKRVKKLFEDDGPAGQFAWKVNSRALIYAARMTGEICDSITAIDDAMRWGYNWELGPFETWDAMGFEAVLSRMEKDGLDIPESVKKMKAAGATSFYKDGQVFELTQGKYVDQGTDERTLPLVKVRQGNSAVLRNSGAEAWDLGDGVLGLTYTSKANSVDPDVIAMLGEATERAEKDFRALVITNQGDHFSVGANLFGVVMAAQQKQWDSLDKMIHGFQQACQKLKYAKIPVVAAPYGMTVGGGLEVCLGADAVQAYAETYAGLVEVGVGLIPGGGGCLNLTWRALENLPEGADVIIDPLVAQVFKNIAMANVATSAMMAQQYGYFRQGDGISYDKARQLYEAKRRAIAMAETGYHPPAPRAHKLLGESGIATISMLVDTLVAGGFATEYDGFIARKLAYVLCGGQGGAAAPVTEQQMLDLEREVFLSLCGEQKSQERMQYMLMNNKPLRN; encoded by the coding sequence ATGAGTGAACCGATCCGGCGCGTAGGCGTCATCGGCGCAGGTGTGATGGGCAGCGGCATCGCCGCTCACCTCGCGAACGCGGGTGTGAGTGTGCTGCTGATCGACATCGTGCCGCCGAACCTTTCCGACGCGGAAAAGAAAGATCCCAAGGCACGCAATCGCTTCTCCGAGGGAGGCCTGCAGAACGCCCTAAAGGCGAAGCCGGCAGCCTTCTTCCACAAGAGCCGCGCGGCGCTGGTCGACACCGGCAACCTGGAAGACGACTTCGACAAACTCGGCGAGTGTGACCTGATCATCGAGGCGATCATCGAGCGCCTGGACATCAAGCGCTCGCTCTTCGAGCGCCTGGAGAAGGTCGTGAAGCCGACGACGGTCGTCGCCAGCAACACGTCTGGCCTACGCATCCACGACATGGTCGAAGGCCGCAGCGTGGGGTTCAAAGAGAACTTCCTCGTGATGCACTTCTTCAACCCGGTTCGCTACATGAAGCTCCTCGAGCTGGTGGCGGGTCCAGAGACCCACGCAGCGACCATGGATCGCATCGCGAAGTTCGGCGCCGAGAGCCTCGGTAAGGGCATCGTGATCGCCAAGGACACGCCGAACTTCGTCGGCAACCGTATCGGCACCCACGCCATGATGCTCGGCATCCAGCAGATGGTGGCGGACAAGCTCGCCCCGGAAGACATCGACGCGATCACGGGACCGCCGATGGCCCACCCGCGCAGCGCAAGTTTCCGCACGGCAGATATGGTCGGCCTCGACACCTTGGTTCACGTGGCGGACAACTGCTACAAGGCGCTCGAGAACGACCCGGAGCGCGAAGTGTTCAAGGTCCCGGACTACGTCCGCGGCATGATCGAGAAGAAGCTCCTTGGCAACAAGACCAAGCAAGGCTTCTACAAGAAGACCAAAGAAGGCATCGAGACGTACGACCCCTACACCGGGGAGTACCGCGCCAAGGGCGGCGACGGGGACATCAAGAGCAAGTGCAAGAGCATCAGCTCCGAAGAAGATCCCGCGAAGCGCGTGAAGAAGCTGTTTGAAGACGACGGCCCTGCGGGCCAGTTCGCCTGGAAGGTGAACAGCCGGGCGCTGATCTACGCGGCGCGCATGACCGGCGAGATCTGCGACAGCATCACCGCCATCGATGACGCCATGCGCTGGGGTTACAACTGGGAGCTCGGCCCGTTCGAGACCTGGGACGCCATGGGCTTCGAAGCAGTGCTTTCCCGTATGGAGAAAGACGGCCTCGACATCCCCGAGAGCGTGAAGAAGATGAAGGCCGCTGGCGCCACCTCGTTCTACAAGGACGGCCAGGTCTTCGAGCTGACTCAAGGCAAGTATGTCGATCAGGGCACCGACGAGCGCACCCTGCCGCTCGTGAAGGTACGCCAGGGCAACTCCGCGGTGCTGCGCAACAGCGGCGCCGAGGCCTGGGACCTAGGCGACGGCGTCTTGGGGCTGACCTACACCAGCAAAGCGAACAGCGTCGATCCCGATGTGATCGCGATGTTGGGTGAGGCCACGGAGCGTGCGGAGAAAGACTTCCGCGCGCTGGTGATCACGAATCAAGGCGATCACTTCTCCGTCGGAGCCAACCTGTTCGGCGTCGTGATGGCCGCCCAGCAGAAGCAGTGGGACAGCCTGGACAAGATGATCCACGGCTTCCAGCAGGCCTGTCAGAAGCTCAAGTACGCCAAGATCCCCGTCGTCGCGGCTCCGTACGGAATGACCGTCGGCGGTGGCCTCGAGGTGTGCCTGGGTGCGGACGCAGTGCAAGCTTACGCCGAGACCTATGCGGGCTTGGTGGAGGTCGGCGTCGGGCTCATCCCCGGCGGCGGAGGTTGCTTGAACCTCACCTGGCGCGCGCTCGAGAATCTCCCCGAGGGTGCTGATGTGATCATCGATCCGTTGGTCGCTCAGGTGTTCAAGAACATCGCCATGGCCAACGTCGCAACCAGCGCGATGATGGCTCAGCAGTACGGCTATTTCCGCCAGGGAGACGGCATCAGCTACGACAAGGCCCGTCAGCTGTATGAAGCCAAGCGTCGGGCGATCGCGATGGCGGAGACGGGCTACCACCCGCCGGCGCCCCGCGCACACAAGCTGCTCGGTGAGAGCGGCATCGCAACCATCAGTATGCTGGTGGACACCTTGGTCGCCGGTGGGTTCGCCACCGAGTACGACGGCTTCATCGCGCGCAAGCTGGCTTACGTGCTGTGCGGCGGTCAGGGCGGAGCAGCGGCCCCCGTCACCGAGCAGCAGATGCTCGACCTGGAGCGCGAGGTCTTCCTCAGCCTGTGCGGCGAGCAGAAGAGCCAAGAGCGCATGCAGTACATGCTGATGAACAACAAACCCCTGCGGAACTAA
- a CDS encoding thiolase family protein: MADIAIIDAVRSAVGRAHKGSLANKRPDELAGEVIAGLLARNPGLKPELVEDLILGCAMPEGEQGLNVARPAGLLGGLSVDSGGITINRFCSSGLQAMALAAGALAIGSYEVVVAGGVESMSMVPMTGFKISASPRVMETMPTTYTPMGITAENVAKRFEISREDQDAFAAKSHEKAVAAVKANRFDSEVVTVKGVRYVKGKHEEFDFRTEELIREGTTAEGLAALRPVFSTTGSVTAGNSSPLSDGAAAAILMTKQKAEELGLKPKAWFRHFTTVGCDPAIMGIGPVPAVNKLFKQTGLSMKDIDVVELNEAFASQSVYVQRQLGIPDEKLNPNGGAIALGHPLGCTGAKLVATIIPELQRRGGKRGIVTMCIGGGMGAAGIIELA, translated from the coding sequence ATGGCAGACATTGCAATCATCGATGCCGTGCGCTCAGCGGTTGGCCGTGCGCACAAAGGCTCCCTCGCGAACAAGCGCCCCGACGAGCTCGCCGGGGAAGTCATCGCGGGACTCCTCGCTCGGAACCCCGGCCTCAAGCCGGAGCTCGTGGAGGACTTGATCTTGGGCTGCGCAATGCCGGAAGGCGAGCAAGGCCTCAACGTGGCACGCCCCGCGGGCCTGCTCGGCGGCTTGTCCGTCGACAGCGGCGGAATCACCATCAACCGCTTCTGCTCGAGTGGCCTCCAGGCGATGGCCCTCGCAGCGGGCGCGCTCGCCATCGGCTCCTACGAGGTGGTGGTCGCAGGCGGCGTGGAGAGCATGAGCATGGTGCCCATGACGGGCTTCAAGATCAGCGCCTCTCCGCGGGTGATGGAGACGATGCCCACCACCTACACCCCCATGGGCATCACCGCTGAGAACGTAGCCAAGCGCTTCGAGATCAGCCGTGAGGACCAGGACGCCTTCGCGGCCAAGAGCCACGAGAAGGCCGTCGCAGCCGTCAAGGCGAACCGCTTCGACAGCGAAGTGGTGACGGTCAAGGGTGTGCGCTACGTCAAGGGCAAGCACGAGGAGTTCGACTTCCGCACGGAAGAGCTCATTCGTGAAGGCACCACGGCGGAGGGCCTCGCGGCGCTGCGCCCCGTGTTCAGCACCACCGGTAGCGTGACGGCGGGCAATAGCTCTCCGCTCAGCGACGGCGCCGCGGCGGCCATTCTGATGACCAAGCAGAAGGCCGAAGAGCTGGGCCTCAAGCCCAAGGCGTGGTTCCGCCACTTCACCACCGTGGGTTGCGACCCGGCGATCATGGGCATTGGACCCGTACCCGCCGTAAACAAGCTGTTCAAGCAGACCGGTTTGTCGATGAAGGACATCGACGTGGTCGAGCTGAACGAAGCGTTCGCGTCGCAGTCCGTCTACGTTCAGCGTCAGCTCGGGATCCCCGATGAGAAGCTGAACCCGAACGGTGGCGCCATCGCCCTGGGTCACCCCCTCGGCTGCACCGGCGCGAAGCTCGTGGCGACGATCATTCCGGAGCTCCAGCGTCGCGGCGGCAAGCGCGGCATCGTCACCATGTGCATCGGCGGGGGCATGGGCGCCGCGGGCATCATCGAGCTCGCCTGA
- a CDS encoding LLM class flavin-dependent oxidoreductase encodes MKLSILELGRVREGSDRRGALDAARDLARHAENLGFERFWVAEHHNMRGVSTAATPVVIAHIAGGTERIRVGAGGVMLPNHTPYVIAEQFGTLAELFPGRIDLGLGRAPGTDQLTLKALRRDPRSADRFPEDVLELQHFLAAPRDGQAIEAVPGSGTEVPLWILGSSLFGAELAAELGLPFGFASHFAPQLLMDALEIYRSRFKPSKTLSEPYAMAGIGLIGADTNAEARRLATTQQMSVTNLIRGQRGLSQPPIDDIESYWSPAERVHVMRMLSCSVVGDADKLRTGIAQFVERTQVQELMVVSDVFDPAARFRSLEIIAESAASLG; translated from the coding sequence GTGAAGCTATCGATACTGGAGCTCGGGCGTGTGCGTGAAGGTTCGGACCGCCGCGGCGCCCTGGACGCAGCGCGGGACCTCGCACGCCATGCCGAGAACCTCGGCTTTGAGCGTTTCTGGGTGGCTGAGCATCACAACATGCGGGGCGTGAGCACTGCAGCCACCCCCGTCGTGATCGCGCACATCGCAGGCGGTACCGAGCGCATTCGGGTGGGCGCGGGAGGCGTGATGCTGCCCAATCACACCCCGTATGTGATCGCCGAGCAGTTTGGAACCTTGGCGGAGCTGTTTCCAGGGCGCATCGACCTCGGCTTGGGTCGTGCGCCGGGGACTGATCAGTTGACCCTCAAGGCGCTTCGTCGAGATCCTCGCAGCGCCGACCGCTTCCCCGAGGATGTACTCGAGCTGCAGCACTTTCTGGCGGCGCCGCGGGATGGGCAAGCTATCGAGGCGGTGCCGGGTTCAGGCACGGAGGTGCCGCTCTGGATCCTTGGCTCGAGCCTGTTCGGCGCTGAGCTGGCCGCGGAGCTGGGACTACCGTTTGGCTTTGCCTCTCACTTCGCGCCCCAGCTCCTGATGGACGCCCTCGAGATCTACCGCAGCCGCTTCAAGCCTTCGAAGACCTTGAGCGAGCCTTACGCGATGGCTGGCATTGGCCTCATCGGCGCGGACACCAACGCCGAGGCTAGGCGCCTGGCCACGACCCAACAGATGAGCGTCACGAACCTGATCCGCGGCCAGCGTGGTCTGTCTCAGCCTCCCATCGATGACATCGAGAGCTACTGGAGTCCGGCAGAGCGTGTCCACGTGATGCGCATGCTGAGCTGTAGCGTCGTGGGAGACGCCGACAAGCTGCGCACTGGGATCGCGCAGTTCGTCGAGCGCACCCAGGTCCAGGAGCTGATGGTCGTCTCCGATGTATTCGACCCGGCCGCGCGTTTCCGTTCATTGGAGATAATCGCCGAGAGCGCGGCGTCGCTAGGCTGA